The Triticum aestivum cultivar Chinese Spring chromosome 6D, IWGSC CS RefSeq v2.1, whole genome shotgun sequence genomic sequence AGCAGCTACCTCGAATTAAACGTTCAGGAGTGATCATGCCTGATCTGCCTGCAAGGCTCAGGAACGGCGGGCGTGGAGCCTGCTACGGCGTCGTGGCGTCATTGGCATTGGCGCTCGTGTTCTGCGTGCTCGTCGCCACCGTGAGCGTCTGGAAGGCCTTTTTGTTCGCCGGCATGGCGTTGACCGCCTTCGGCATCGGTGAGTGCCTGCCCAATAGCTGGCGCGTCGGCGCCGCCGCCGAGCGTGAGATCACAGTGGGCGTGCCTTTGGCAGCATGCCGGTTCGGGCTCGGGAAGGCCACGATCGACTCGTTGCCCACGTTCGCGTACGCATCCCGTGGCGCCGATGCCGATGGCGACCTCGAATGTGGGAGCGCCCAGCTGTGCTCTGTGTGCTGGGAAGACCTTGAGGAAGGCGAGATGGTGCGGCAGCTGCCGTCGTGCAAGCACATCTTCCATGTCGAGTGCATTGACATGTGGCTGCACTCGCACACCACTTGTCCTATCTGCCGCTGCGACCTCTCGCCACAGCGGACATGCTGTGTCAAAGTGGCGGCGGTAGAGACGGAAACGCCGGCTGGGCTGCAGCCTGTGTAGTATGTAGGCAGGCACATGTCTAGGGTGGCATTTCTTCGGGTCATAATTTTTGTACATTCCTTGTGTCCATTTATTTTAAATGAACACTCATAAGTTACAAGTTTCCACATGTCAACCTTGGTAAATACTCCCTCGATAGTGATCTAAACGCCTTTATATTCTTTTACAGAAGGAGTAAAATTATGGCAAAACCTAATAGTAGCGAGCAGTAAATGTCTAGCAGTAGCGTGGTGCCCTCGCTACAGCTAGCGCGTTGCACCTAACTCTTAGTAGTAGCCAGTGGGGAGCTTGTTCCAAATAATTGGGCGGGCCGGCTTATAGAAACATCTACTGGGCTTGTGTTTTGTGACCAAAAAATAAATATACCTTGAAGAGAATCACATAAGTTGGGTGGGCCAGGGCCCTTTGGGCCTTGCTATAACTTCGCCACTGGTAGTAGCTGCTACAcagacttagcagtagcgtgggtccatCCAGTGCTACTGCTAACTAGTTGCAGAGCGATAGTATGAACCTCGCGCTACTTTTAAGTCTGTGAATCAGTAGCGCTGCTGCTACTCTCTTACCCTGCGCCACTGCTAATATTTTCTGTATTTTTTCTTCTACTTATTTATGTAGTATTTATACAGATTTTATACAATAAAAACATACACATACATTGGAACTATATCAGACAAGAATGTCTCATCTTTCATCATCCTAAACATTCGCCTACGCATCAAGGGCGCCTTCTCGCGATATCCACCTGTCCCTTTTACTGTGTGAGGTAAAAAAAACGAAGATGAAAAGAGAAACGGGCCGCCCTCGTTTCCCATTCACCACTGCCCCGACACCACTCACCGGCGCCCTCCCCCACAGCCCCTCTCTCCTCCGCTCACCTTATCCCcaccaccgggcgagctcctctcctccccctcgccccAGATCGAGCAGCAGGTCTGGATCCATGGCCACGGCAGCGCGAGCGCTCCCCGTCAGATCGCTTTCGTTCCCGAGCAGAGGAGGAGGCAATGTTGCATGGCTAGCTCGGTGGTCGCGGCGCTGTTCCGCAGCTGGTTCGCCTTCAGCTCGCCGGGGCGGATGAGGTGATTCATTAGGGTtagtgccgccgccgccccatccCGCTCCGCATCGATGGGTCTCGGGCAAGCCACCCCTTCATACTCTCTCTGTCCTGTCGCCTCCCATAGTTCTTCCTCAACCACGATCGGGGCGGGATGGACCTGCATATCCGTCAAGGTAACTAGCGGGGTGGTGCTCACGGATCGGGGCATTATGAGGTAGGATCGATTATGTGGATTGTAGCTCTGCAGCGGGCGTTTTGGACGGGAGTGATAGCCAGGTTCTATGCTTATATTTTATCTCTTTTTTTATAAGCTGCAAGTAATTGCTATCATCATAGACATTAAGAAAGTAAATATATACTCATGCATCATCTTTTAGGAGAATTTGAATGTTATTTCAAACCGTGATGTGTTTGTTGGTGCCATATGGATAGTAAATGATGCTACTAAGTTTAACAGATAGTTGTAGATATAAATAAAATCAGGAGGTCACCATTATGTTGATTTCAGAATAAGCATCATGTCAGTCTTGTAAATATCTTTTGTGTTCTGCAGGCTAATCATACGCTCTCTTTTGTGCTATATTTGGCAATCTTGTACTACTATCTTGCAGGTTGTTGGGACATTTACTCACCCCCAAATATGTTTGTTGGTTGATACACAGGCTTCGGGAAACAAGTAGAAAGCTGCTGCTTTCATTGGGGACCTAGATCTTTGTGAGGCTTTTTAAAGATCTTGACACAGTATATGAAAATGATTTTCATAACTCGACAATTTCGGTGAGTTCATTTTTACCAATATGTTGTACTCCGCCGTCCCATATTAACTGCCGCTGAAAAAATAGTATCTAGACGTATGTAACTTCGTTATGCTTATGAAGTTGGAGTCAAGGACGTAAGCTTCTGCGAACTAGTGTCATGCGTGAATGCGTGCTGGCTGCCGGTGCTTATCTTGCACCACATTAATCTCTTTGAGTTTCAATGTTCCTATCTCGTTGAGTTTTAATTCCGTAATCAACTTAGGAAAGTATCTCGTTGGAAAGATGATGCCCTGATAAAGTTGGAACATATCTCAGGATACTTAGTCGTTTTCACCTAATGTTCCAAATGATCATGTTAGTTTGTAGGTTTCAAAAGAAGAAGATCCTGAAAATTGGCATGTTCGGGCTTTAGTACTTGCTCTTTAATTTGTGCTTATGTTAATACTTGTGAATTATAGGCACTGGTTAAGATATTAATTCTTCAGGTATTTTGGTCAATTGACTCGGGCTCTCTAAAAGGATTTCATAGTGATTGCAAAGAAGCTTCAAAGCAGGTTAGTTTGGCACATCTTCCTTGTATTCCTTCGCAATGTTCAGTAATGTACAGCTATGCTGAAGTTGTGGtgctgttttgttttatttatttttcatcttCTTGTCATGTACCATTTGAAACTACGTTCTTCTTGTATAAACTACTAAACCATTAAATGGACCTGTGCAGAATCTTTTGATCCGAAAGAACCTCATAATCAATAAGAGCATTCGCACAACATATGTCCGGGCAATCAGATCAACACACCATTTCATTTATATTTAAAATCAGTAATTTCTTGGTTCTTCGTATGAGTGGCCATCCTATGTGAATTCAGGTCTGGGTTCTTCCTATGTATCATGTCTGAAACTTGGAATATTGATTGTTAGGCATAGCTTAACTTCCACATTTTCATGCATATTCTTCTGCTGGTAAGATAGGGCAAAACATGTACCACAGAATGCAGGGAGAGcatagatttatttttcttttttttattagaTAAGCTACATTGCAGGGAGAGCATGCGTTTATTTTGCTCTTCCTACTTTTGTTAGATAGGGTACATTCTTTTTGTTCCATTCATGCCTCTGTTGCTGACGGTACTATCGTGTAAATTGAAAATTGATGTTTAATGTTACGACATGATTTACACAAACTGAAATTCTGATCCCTTGGGATGTTGCAGGTTCCTACAATCTAATACTAATGGAATTGGCCTTCAAAATTGCAACCAATATTAGAGCTGGCGAACGATTTGCATTTTATGTATTCATACCAATGTGGCCTGAAGGAGTCCCTACCTCAGCCTCTGTGCAAGAAATTCTTTTCTTTCAGGTAAGCTCTATTTTATAAAAGAATTATAGAAGCTATTAGGAAACCACAAATCTGAGATTTGTTGAGATATTGAAATCCCAATGTGAGATTCACTGAGATACGGAAATGTCTTTCGACCTTAATTTCAATCCTCTCCCAATTAATATATTTCCATTTGAGTGCATATTGGCATATTCCTTGATATGTCTGGCATTTTTCGCTTTTAATACGATATTACTCAACTGGTGCTCACTTCCCTTTGTTTAGTTCAGCGCCATTTCTATTCTTGCCTTCATTTTGGTTAAAAAAATCTCTCACCACCAAATGTTACCTTATGTGTTTTTTTTTTTGCTCGGCAGCCGTGATTTCATAGAGGCAATGTAATATGTAATGTTGTTATTGCTATAAAAGCTGCAGAAGCGTAATGCTGATTATCCGTACATGCCTACCATATTGTAAAGAGATCTTCCAACTTGTCCATTTTGTAGACCTTTGATTATCCATGACACGGAAGGCAGGGAATAGCTTTGAAAAATCTGACGAAGATGATACAGCCATTTGAACTTTTACATGCATTTATGTTGAATTAGGATTTGGGGCTTGGGAATATTACACAAAGGAGGGGCAACAttgtttttaaggcggtaaggcgaggCAAGGCGCTGGGGGGCGCCTCACCGCCTAAGCGGTAAGGCATAAGGCAAGGCGGACGCCTTAGAGAGTTCTAAGCAGTAGAATGAAGTAGAATTTGGTAGGCAACTAGGCATACACACTACACATCTTGCACTTGCTGCTGGTTGTAGAGCCCATATAGGATCCATCCTCTTTGCACTTTCTCTTCTCCCCAACAGTAATCATGCATTATTCTAACCATCCAGGCATCCACTAACCACTATAAGAGAGGCAGTGAGCAACCAGCAAAGCAGCTAGCACAAAGCAGTGAGCAACCAGCAAAGCAGGAAGCAATGAACAACTGAAAAACAGCAAGCAATGAACAACTTAACATGGAAGAAACAGAGCAGAGGAGGGTgggggagaagggggagggagaggtgttggCTCCTTGCTGTTGCCTGTTGCTGGTTGCTGTTGTactgaagaggaggaggatgagctactggagaggaggaggatgaggagctgCTGGAGAGGATCTGCTGCAGAGGAGGGAGCAGATCTGCTGGAGGAGAggagccagagaaggaggaggaggtgtgtgTGGATTGGGGgttgtttctctctctctttcccctctcTTACCTGTTGGCGCCAACAGCATCTCTGTTTCCCACCAGAAGACTGTTTCCTGACTAAAACTACTTCCCTGCCTGGCTGGCAAGCTCAAGGCGTCCAATATGGACCAAGGTGCCAACCTGGACGCCTTAGCAGCGCTTCAGATGCCTTAAAGCTTAAGGCGGACGCCTTACTCAGGTACCTAAGGCAAGCTGGACGCCTTGAGCTTGCAAGGTGCCCTGACGCCTAAGCGTCGCCTAGGCGACGCCTTACTGACGCCGTAAAAACAATGGGGGGCAACCCCTGGATCCTATTCATGGTAGATTGTCTACAGAGCTCAGACTGCTGCCTCCACAAGCAGTTTGAAAGGTATTAACATAACAGAAAACAAAACGATCTGCCACATGTTAATCTTAGATGAGGTTTACCAACTGTCATCTCCAGAAGCCAAAATTTTGATACAGAAAGTCCATGCTATTGTGTTTTTCATCTTGAAATTAACTATTTATACACATTCTCTGAGCACGATATTCACCTTTCCGTTTCAGCTTATCGCAGGTCAATCATCTAGGTTACAAACCTGTTGTCTCTGTATTCATATGCGCCTATCAGTATCTATGCTGCTGCCATCTTTGCTTCTAAGTCTGATCTTTTTATGCATGTGCAGTGGCTGTAATGGATTTCAATTGCTGTAAATTAATTTTTTCAGCCTGTTCAAAGTGGCAGGCATATTTGGGCGTGACGGGATTCTCATGCACTCATCCGGCGAGATCCTCCTGATGAACAAGCGCGGCGTCTTCATGAACAGCCTGCAAACGGGGGCATGTTACTACCTGGTAATTTGTCACTTCTTGTGCTGCTAACCAGAGTTGATTGGTTCTAATCTTCTATTTCACTAAAAATATCAACTTAGCAATTTGCTCGTTCCTTGATGTGTTTGTAGGTACTCATATCGATCTAATTAATCTACTTCATATTTAGCCGGTTAGAAGAATCAAGATCTCTGTATATGTATGCAAGGCAATAAAAGAAGCGTGCATTTCTTATCAAGCTTCAATGAGAACGATCTTGTCGTGATAATCGTATCAGTGTGCAATGTTGTTCTTGCTTTCTTTGTTGATATCAGCTTACAGTTACTGGGAGAAATAAATTATCAAAATGTTCATGTACAGTGTCATTATACCGACATTGGCTACCTAGCATAACTCTTATCATCTTAAACTAAGTTCTATAATTAGATTATTGATTGCTTATGTTATGGCAGTAGGTTGTGTTCTGCACATACTACAATTCGGAGCTGAATTGGTGTCAGCCAATTCAGTGTCCACATGCATGACCTGGGTGTGCAGGTGTGACATGTGCAGCAAAAAAAGTTAGAAAAGTGCGTGTATCCTACCTGGCACTGCAGAGATGCCACTTAGGTGGTGCGCCATGGCGCGCCCCCAACAACTAGTCATCATCGAAGTGCTACAACTAGagctgcaaacgagtcgagttcgAGCGAGTTGGACTAGGCTCAGCTCAGGTTATACTAAAATTTGAGCGAGCTTAAACTAAGTGAAGCTCAAGGTCGAGCCGTAAAAAGTGGCTCGTGCTTAGCTTGTATCGATCTCGAGCTATTTTCGAGATAAATAATAAGATGATTTTATGAATAGTCTAAGGCAATTTTTCAAACATTATAGCCAACAACACAATATAGAAAgccactataaaatttgacttattcTCTCTCAACCGATGACTAGCACTTGATAAGTAGGGACCAATGAAGTAGAAAGATAGAAAAATGAAGGTGCATCCGCTCTTAAACTTTGGCTGAGAATAATAGGATATTTGACACACGACTGACCATGCACTATATTGAGGCTAAGTTTCTCATGCTTAATTAGGCCTCCATGTTTCCTACTAGGTAAAATTGAGAAAAAC encodes the following:
- the LOC123142444 gene encoding RING-H2 finger protein ATL67-like, giving the protein MAGKQNQRSGTEGGRRSKQERDGQREADPAGLALQQAAACCRPDDDRWPRDGGDSSRLGGAVMELQAAAPWFPVRETRRGGGQGELQRRRGREGSRGDEDTCWFGRGTEQLRRLRAGGVIMPDLPARLRNGGRGACYGVVASLALALVFCVLVATVSVWKAFLFAGMALTAFGIGECLPNSWRVGAAAEREITVGVPLAACRFGLGKATIDSLPTFAYASRGADADGDLECGSAQLCSVCWEDLEEGEMVRQLPSCKHIFHVECIDMWLHSHTTCPICRCDLSPQRTCCVKVAAVETETPAGLQPV